A window of the Lolium perenne isolate Kyuss_39 chromosome 7, Kyuss_2.0, whole genome shotgun sequence genome harbors these coding sequences:
- the LOC127311420 gene encoding ATP-dependent DNA helicase DDM1 isoform X2 yields the protein MVVAVVNGITMEAAAATAAATTDPDADADSPKSVLEDEKMPDAKDEKKAVDLKIEGEEQLLNIREDTADGFLDTSSSLPIDLEAKNGDACFITEAMTKEEEQLHQARLKVEEEEEAKRREAARQQALDPKARFSKLDELLTKTQLYSEFLLEKMEQITDKVVEIKDEEEPMEEQKKGRGRKRKTKAKPQYNDKAKTAVAAMLTRSREDHSADDGTLTEEEKWEKEQANLVPLLTGGKLKPYQIKGVKWLISLWQNGLNGILADQMGLGKTIQTIGFLAHLKGNGLEGPYMVIAPLSTLSNWLNELSRFVPSLNGLIYHGDKVARAELRRKFMPKKIGPDFPIIITSFEMAMYDAKYLANYEWKYVVVDEGHRLKNTNCKLLRELRRIPMENKLLLTGTPLQNNLAELWSLLNFILPDIFSSHQEFESWFDFSGKGDDKQQEETDENKRVHVVSKLHAILRPFLLRRMKEDVEHMLPRKKEIIIYANMTEHQKQIQTHLIGKTFDNYLHENTDIILRRPGIKTKLNNLLVQLRKNCAHPDLLDAAYDSNSFYPPVDKLLEQCGKFQLLDRLLDALLKRKHKVLIFSQWTKVLDLLDYYLDVKGLKVCRIDGSVKLEERRKQIAEFNDLNSNMNVFILSTRAGGLGINLTSADTCILYDSDWNPQMDLQAMDRCHRIGQTHPVHVYRLATSNSVEGRIIKRAFGKLKLEHVVIGKGQFQQDAAKPNTLDEGELLALLRDEQGEEDRMIQTDISDDDLLKVMDRSDLTGPPAAVDAAPLVPLKGPGWEVVLASKSGGGMLSALAS from the exons ATGGTGGTCGCCGTGGTGAATGGGATTACGAtggaagccgccgccgccaccgccgccgccaccactgaCCCCGATGCCGACGCCGATTCTCCCAAATCcgttctggaggacgag AAAATGCCCGATGCCAAGGATGAGAAAAAAGCTGTTGATTTGAAGATAGAGGGTGAAGAGCAGCTACTGAACATCAGAGAAGACACGGCTGATGGGTTTCTGGATACAAGTTCATCCCTGCCTATTGACCTCGAGGCCAAGAACGGCGATGCGTGCTTCATCACAGAGGCGATGACAAAGGAGGAAGAGCAGTTGCATCAGGCCCGGCTTAaggtggaggaagaagaggaggccaAAAGGAGAGAAGCTGCAAGACAGCAGGCTCTTGATCCAAAGGCACGCTTCAGCAAGCTGGACGAGCTGCTGACAAAGACGCAGCTTTATTCGGAATTTCTACTTGAAAAGATGGAGCAGATCACAGAT AAAGTTGTTGAAATCAAAGATGAAGAGGAACCTATGGAAGAGCAGAAGAAAGGGCGTGGTAGAAAAAGGAAAACAAAGGCTAAGCCACAGTACAATGAT AAAGCAAAGACAGCAGTCGCAGCCATGCTTACAAGATCGCGTGAAGATCATTCTGCTGATGATGGCACTCTCACAGAAGAAGAAAAGTGGGAAAAAGAGCAAGCCAACCTTGTTCCGTTATTGACTGGTGGAAAGTTGAAACCTTACCAGATAAAGGGTGTAAAGTGGCTAATATCTCTGTGGCAAAATGGTTTAAATGGGATACTAGCTGATCAAATGGGCCTTGGGAAAACAATCCAGACAATTGGATTTCTTGCCCATCTCAAAGGGAACGGTCTGGAGGGTCCATACATGGTTATTGCTCCCCTTTCCACTCTGTCAAACTGGTTAAATGAGTTATCAAG GTTTGTTCCATCTCTGAATGGTCTGATTTATCATGGAGATAAAGTTGCTCGAGCAGAGCTACGGAGAAAATTCATGCCCAAAAAAATTGGTCCTGATTTTCCAATAATAATCACTTCATTTGAGATGGCCATGTATGATGCAAAATATCTTGCTAATTATGAGTGGAAGTATGTTGTTGTCGATGAG GGGCATCGGTTGAAAAATACGAATTGTAAACTATTAAGGGAGTTAAGGCGCATTCCGATGGAGAATAAGCTCCTTTTGACTGGGACACCTCTTCAGAATAACCTAGCAGAGCTGTGGTCACTACTGAATTTCATTTTGCCTGACATATTCTCATCCCATCAGGAATTTGAGTCATG GTTTGATTTTTCTGGGAAGGGAGATGACAAACAGCAGGAAGAAACTGATGAGAACAAAAGAGTCCATGTTGTCTCAAAGCTTCATGCCATTTTGCGTCCATTCCTTTTAAGGCGAATGAAAGAAGATGTGGAACACATGCTTCCGCGAAAGAAAGAGATAATCATTTATGCTAACATGACTGAACATCAGAAACAAATCCAGACTCACTTGATTGGGAAGACATTCGACAACTACTTGCATGAGAATACAGATATTA TTTTGCGGAGACCCGGCATCAAGACGAAGCTAAATAACCTACTCGTTCAGCTGAGAAAAAATTGTGCTCACCCTGATCTTTTGGATGCTGCATATGACTCAAACA GTTTCTATCCACCCGTTGATAAGCTTCTAGAACAATGCGGCAAATTTCAGCTGTTGGATAGGTTACTGGATGCGCTCCTCAAACGAAAGCACAAG GTCCTAATATTTTCACAATGGACAAAAGTTTTGGATCTCCTTGACTATTATTTGGATGTGAAAGGCCTGAAGGTTTGCCGAATTGATGGCAGTGTTAAGTTGGAAGAGAGGAGGAAGCAG ATAGCGGAGTTTAATGACTTGAACAGCAATATGAATGTCTTCATTCTAAGCACGCGTGCTGGTGGTCTTGGTATCAACCTTACTTCTGCTGATACTTGTATCCTGTATGACAGTGACTGG AACCCTCAGATGGATCTGCAGGCTATGGACCGGTGCCACCGCATTGGTCAAACACACCCGGTTCATGTTTATCGGTTGGCAACATCGAATTCTGTCGAG GGACGGATTATCAAGAGAGCTTTTGGAAAGCTGAAGCTAGAGCATGTCGTGATTGGGAAGGGACAGTTCCAACAAGATGCTGCCAAGCCTAACACCTTAGAT GAGGGGGAGCTGCTGGCGCTACTGAGGGACGAGCAGGGCGAGGAAGACAGGATGATCCAGACGGATAtcagcgacgacgacctcttGAAGGTGATGGACCGGAGCGACCTCACCGGCCCTCCTGCTGCTGTCGATGCTGCCCCTCTTGTCCCCCTGAAAGGTCCTGGGTGGGAGGTCGTGCTCGCCTCGAAGAGCGGCGGCGGCATGCTCTCGGCGCTCGCAAGCTGA
- the LOC127311420 gene encoding ATP-dependent DNA helicase DDM1 isoform X1, translating into MVVAVVNGITMEAAAATAAATTDPDADADSPKSVLEDEKMPDAKDEKKAVDLKIEGEEQLLNIREDTADGFLDTSSSLPIDLEAKNGDACFITEAMTKEEEQLHQARLKVEEEEEAKRREAARQQALDPKARFSKLDELLTKTQLYSEFLLEKMEQITDKVVEIKDEEEPMEEQKKGRGRKRKTKAKPQYNDKKAKTAVAAMLTRSREDHSADDGTLTEEEKWEKEQANLVPLLTGGKLKPYQIKGVKWLISLWQNGLNGILADQMGLGKTIQTIGFLAHLKGNGLEGPYMVIAPLSTLSNWLNELSRFVPSLNGLIYHGDKVARAELRRKFMPKKIGPDFPIIITSFEMAMYDAKYLANYEWKYVVVDEGHRLKNTNCKLLRELRRIPMENKLLLTGTPLQNNLAELWSLLNFILPDIFSSHQEFESWFDFSGKGDDKQQEETDENKRVHVVSKLHAILRPFLLRRMKEDVEHMLPRKKEIIIYANMTEHQKQIQTHLIGKTFDNYLHENTDIILRRPGIKTKLNNLLVQLRKNCAHPDLLDAAYDSNSFYPPVDKLLEQCGKFQLLDRLLDALLKRKHKVLIFSQWTKVLDLLDYYLDVKGLKVCRIDGSVKLEERRKQIAEFNDLNSNMNVFILSTRAGGLGINLTSADTCILYDSDWNPQMDLQAMDRCHRIGQTHPVHVYRLATSNSVEGRIIKRAFGKLKLEHVVIGKGQFQQDAAKPNTLDEGELLALLRDEQGEEDRMIQTDISDDDLLKVMDRSDLTGPPAAVDAAPLVPLKGPGWEVVLASKSGGGMLSALAS; encoded by the exons ATGGTGGTCGCCGTGGTGAATGGGATTACGAtggaagccgccgccgccaccgccgccgccaccactgaCCCCGATGCCGACGCCGATTCTCCCAAATCcgttctggaggacgag AAAATGCCCGATGCCAAGGATGAGAAAAAAGCTGTTGATTTGAAGATAGAGGGTGAAGAGCAGCTACTGAACATCAGAGAAGACACGGCTGATGGGTTTCTGGATACAAGTTCATCCCTGCCTATTGACCTCGAGGCCAAGAACGGCGATGCGTGCTTCATCACAGAGGCGATGACAAAGGAGGAAGAGCAGTTGCATCAGGCCCGGCTTAaggtggaggaagaagaggaggccaAAAGGAGAGAAGCTGCAAGACAGCAGGCTCTTGATCCAAAGGCACGCTTCAGCAAGCTGGACGAGCTGCTGACAAAGACGCAGCTTTATTCGGAATTTCTACTTGAAAAGATGGAGCAGATCACAGAT AAAGTTGTTGAAATCAAAGATGAAGAGGAACCTATGGAAGAGCAGAAGAAAGGGCGTGGTAGAAAAAGGAAAACAAAGGCTAAGCCACAGTACAATGAT AAGAAAGCAAAGACAGCAGTCGCAGCCATGCTTACAAGATCGCGTGAAGATCATTCTGCTGATGATGGCACTCTCACAGAAGAAGAAAAGTGGGAAAAAGAGCAAGCCAACCTTGTTCCGTTATTGACTGGTGGAAAGTTGAAACCTTACCAGATAAAGGGTGTAAAGTGGCTAATATCTCTGTGGCAAAATGGTTTAAATGGGATACTAGCTGATCAAATGGGCCTTGGGAAAACAATCCAGACAATTGGATTTCTTGCCCATCTCAAAGGGAACGGTCTGGAGGGTCCATACATGGTTATTGCTCCCCTTTCCACTCTGTCAAACTGGTTAAATGAGTTATCAAG GTTTGTTCCATCTCTGAATGGTCTGATTTATCATGGAGATAAAGTTGCTCGAGCAGAGCTACGGAGAAAATTCATGCCCAAAAAAATTGGTCCTGATTTTCCAATAATAATCACTTCATTTGAGATGGCCATGTATGATGCAAAATATCTTGCTAATTATGAGTGGAAGTATGTTGTTGTCGATGAG GGGCATCGGTTGAAAAATACGAATTGTAAACTATTAAGGGAGTTAAGGCGCATTCCGATGGAGAATAAGCTCCTTTTGACTGGGACACCTCTTCAGAATAACCTAGCAGAGCTGTGGTCACTACTGAATTTCATTTTGCCTGACATATTCTCATCCCATCAGGAATTTGAGTCATG GTTTGATTTTTCTGGGAAGGGAGATGACAAACAGCAGGAAGAAACTGATGAGAACAAAAGAGTCCATGTTGTCTCAAAGCTTCATGCCATTTTGCGTCCATTCCTTTTAAGGCGAATGAAAGAAGATGTGGAACACATGCTTCCGCGAAAGAAAGAGATAATCATTTATGCTAACATGACTGAACATCAGAAACAAATCCAGACTCACTTGATTGGGAAGACATTCGACAACTACTTGCATGAGAATACAGATATTA TTTTGCGGAGACCCGGCATCAAGACGAAGCTAAATAACCTACTCGTTCAGCTGAGAAAAAATTGTGCTCACCCTGATCTTTTGGATGCTGCATATGACTCAAACA GTTTCTATCCACCCGTTGATAAGCTTCTAGAACAATGCGGCAAATTTCAGCTGTTGGATAGGTTACTGGATGCGCTCCTCAAACGAAAGCACAAG GTCCTAATATTTTCACAATGGACAAAAGTTTTGGATCTCCTTGACTATTATTTGGATGTGAAAGGCCTGAAGGTTTGCCGAATTGATGGCAGTGTTAAGTTGGAAGAGAGGAGGAAGCAG ATAGCGGAGTTTAATGACTTGAACAGCAATATGAATGTCTTCATTCTAAGCACGCGTGCTGGTGGTCTTGGTATCAACCTTACTTCTGCTGATACTTGTATCCTGTATGACAGTGACTGG AACCCTCAGATGGATCTGCAGGCTATGGACCGGTGCCACCGCATTGGTCAAACACACCCGGTTCATGTTTATCGGTTGGCAACATCGAATTCTGTCGAG GGACGGATTATCAAGAGAGCTTTTGGAAAGCTGAAGCTAGAGCATGTCGTGATTGGGAAGGGACAGTTCCAACAAGATGCTGCCAAGCCTAACACCTTAGAT GAGGGGGAGCTGCTGGCGCTACTGAGGGACGAGCAGGGCGAGGAAGACAGGATGATCCAGACGGATAtcagcgacgacgacctcttGAAGGTGATGGACCGGAGCGACCTCACCGGCCCTCCTGCTGCTGTCGATGCTGCCCCTCTTGTCCCCCTGAAAGGTCCTGGGTGGGAGGTCGTGCTCGCCTCGAAGAGCGGCGGCGGCATGCTCTCGGCGCTCGCAAGCTGA